The window CGGCGACGGCGCGGGCGATCGGGTGCTCGGAGGAGTGCTCCAACGCGCCTGCCAGGCACAGGACTTCGGCCTCGTCGGTCGTGTCTGCGGTGTGCACGGCCAGCAGGGTCATGCGGCCGGTGGTCACGGTGCCGGTCTTGTCGAGGACGATGGTGTCGACCTTGCGGGTGGACTCCAGGACCTCCGGGCCCTTGATCAGGATGCCGAGCTGAGCGCCACGGCCGGTGCCGACCATGAGCGCGGTCGGGGTGGCCAGTCCGAGGGCGCACGGGCAGGCGATGATCAGTACGGCGACCGCGGCGGTGAAGGCGGCCGTCAGTCCGGACCCGTTGCCCAGCCAGAAGCCGAGGGTGCCCAGCGCGAGCGCGATGACGACGGGTACGAACACGGCGGAGATGCGGTCCGCGAGGCGCTGGGCGGCGGCCTTCCCGTTCTGCGCGTCCTCCACCAGCCGGGCCATCCGGGCGAGTTGGGTGTCGGCGCCGACCCGGGTGGCCTCGACGACCAGCCGGCCCCCCGCGTTGATCGTGGCGCCCGTGACCGGGTCGCCCGTGGAGACCTCCACCGGCACCGATTCACCGGTGAGCATCGAGGCGTCCACCGCGGAGGAGCCCTCGACGACCGTCCCGTCCGTGGCGATCTTCTCGCCCGGGCGCACGAGGAAGCGGTCGCCGACCTTCAACTCGGCGGTCGGGACGGTCTGTTCGCGGCCGTCGGGGCTCAGCACGGTGACGTCCTTCGCGCCCAGCTCCAGCAGTGCCTTGAGTGCCGCGCCCGCCTTCCGCTTCGAGCGGGCCTCGAAGTACCGGCCGGCCAGGATGAAGGCGGTCACACCGGCGGCGGCCTCCAGATAGATGTTCCCGGCGCCGTCGCCCCGGGCGATCGTCAGCTCGAAGGGGTGCGTCATGCCGGGCGTGCCCGCGGTGCCGAGGAACAGGGCCCACAGCGACCACAGGAACGCGGCCGAGGTGCCCACGGAGATCAGCGTGTCCATGGTGGCCGCGCCGTGCCGCGCATTGGTGAACGCGGCCTTGTGGAACGGCCAGGCGGCGTACGTCACGACCGGCGCCGCCAGGGTCAGGGACAGCCACTGCCAGTACTCGAACTGCAGGGCCGGGATCATGGCCATCGCGACGACCGGAACGGCCAGCACCACCGCGGTGACCAACCGCTCGCGCAGCGGCCGCAGTTGGTCGTCCGCGCCCGCCGTTGCGTCGTCACCCTCGGACTCGTCGTGTACGGGCGCCGGCTCGTGCGCGGTGTACCCGGTC is drawn from Streptomyces liliifuscus and contains these coding sequences:
- a CDS encoding heavy metal translocating P-type ATPase yields the protein MTTTTTGAEVELAIGGMTCASCAARIEKKLNRMDGVTATVNYATEKAKVAYDGDVSVQDLIATVEKTGYTAHEPAPVHDESEGDDATAGADDQLRPLRERLVTAVVLAVPVVAMAMIPALQFEYWQWLSLTLAAPVVTYAAWPFHKAAFTNARHGAATMDTLISVGTSAAFLWSLWALFLGTAGTPGMTHPFELTIARGDGAGNIYLEAAAGVTAFILAGRYFEARSKRKAGAALKALLELGAKDVTVLSPDGREQTVPTAELKVGDRFLVRPGEKIATDGTVVEGSSAVDASMLTGESVPVEVSTGDPVTGATINAGGRLVVEATRVGADTQLARMARLVEDAQNGKAAAQRLADRISAVFVPVVIALALGTLGFWLGNGSGLTAAFTAAVAVLIIACPCALGLATPTALMVGTGRGAQLGILIKGPEVLESTRKVDTIVLDKTGTVTTGRMTLLAVHTADTTDEAEVLCLAGALEHSSEHPIARAVADGALEKLGSLPIPEDFANVPGLGVQGIVDGHAVLVGRERLLAEWAMELPEELTRAKAEAEAAGRTAIAVAWDGEARAVLEIADAVKETSAEAITRLRALGLTPILLTGDNRAVAESVAREVGIAPEDVIAEVLPQDKVDVVKRLQAEGRSVAMVGDGVNDAAALAQADLGLAMGTGTDAAIEAGDLTLVRGDLRAAADAIRLARRTLGTIRSNLFWAFAYNVAALPLAAAGLLNPMIAGAAMAFSSVFVVGNSLRLRSFRAAN